The sequence below is a genomic window from Limnochordia bacterium.
TTTCGCCTCGAGGCCCAAGCGGCAGCCAGTCTTTCCCATCCTAATGTGGTTAATATGTACGATGTTGGCGAGGAAAATGGTATTTACTACATCGTGATGGAATACCTGAATGGGACGGATCTTAAGACTCTGATTAGACAGTATGGGCAGTTTTCCGTTGGCCAGGGACTCTGGGTAGCGGCAGAGATAGCAAAGGCGTTGGAGCATGCTCATTCCCATAAGATCGTGCATAGGGACATTAAACCCCATAACATAATTCTGACTAATGATGGTCGGATTAAGGTAACCGATTTTGGTATTGCCCGGGCCGTGAGTAGCTCTACCTTGACCCAAACAGGTTTTGTTCTCGGCTCTGTTCACTATTCATCCCCCGAGCAGGTCAGTGGTGGTCAGATTAGTGGGGCATCGGATCTGTATTCCTTGGGTGTGGTAATGTACGAAATGTTCACCGGTAGATTACCCTTTGGGGGCGAAACCCCGGTGAGTATTGCTCTGAAACATCTGCGAGATCAGCCACCGTCCCTTAGAGAGTTGCGTGGGGATCTACCCGATGGAGTGGCATTGATTGTTGAGACGGCTATGGCAAAGGAGCCCAAAGATCGATATCCCAGTGCAGCAAGATTGTTACAGGCGATTCAAAAGACCGGGATGATGTCTTTGGGGTTTGCCTCGGAAGAAGCGCCGGAGCAGACGGCATTAATGGAAACAACGAAGGTCCTCGCCAGTGTAAATGGGGAGGAACTAGAACCGACGGAGATGGTACCCGTTCAGCAAAAGAAAAAACGTTCTACAGGAGCTAGGTTTTTGACTGTTGTTGCAGTGCTCTTGGCCATAGGTGGGCTATCATGGGTAGGCTTGTTGCAGGCCCGAAAGATGATCTTCCCACCGGATTTGCCGGTTCCTGAGGTTTCCGGCCGTTCCCTAGAGGAGGCCAGTGAGATATTATCGGAGATGGGGTTTAAACCCAGTGTCGATGGACGAGTCTTTAGTCATGATGTGCCCGAAGGATGGGTAGTATCACAGAACCCCGTTGAAGGAAGAATCGTGAAGAAATGGCGAACAGTTGAACTGATTGTCAGTAAGGGCCCCCAGATGGTAGAGGTGCCAAATATTGTCGGATATTCTTTGCGGGATGCCGCATTGATGTTAGATGAACAAGGTCTAAAGCTAGGTGTTCCCGAGGAGGAGATCAATGAACAGGCCGCAATAGATGAAGTCCTATTCCAGGAGCCGTCATCGGGCAGTGTTCCTGTAGGAAGTAGTATTAATGTAGTTATCGCCGTTCGGCAGAAGTCTACGGTTCTTTTGGTCCCTGATATCCGAGGATCATATCTGGACCAGGCGCAAAAGGACCTTGCAGAGTACGGGTTGTCCATTGGAAAAAGTTTTCCTGATTTCTCTGACGAAATCCCCCAAGGGATGATCATCGATCAGAACCCCCGACCCCAGGCTTCAGTACAAAAAGGGACCGCCATCGATGTAGTCTACAGTAACGGACCAAGGAATAGGCAAGAACCTAGGGAAGATGAAACAGGTGTTGGTACTCCACCAGTTCCACCTGTAGGTGAGCTTGAACCCGGGGAGGATACAGATGCCCAAACGCCACCGGAAGCACCAAATGATGGGCAAAAGAGGGCGACAATATCCATTAGGGTACCCGATGGGCCGCCCCAGGAGGTCTTGATTTTGGTGGTCGATGATATTCGGGTGGGGATTAAGCAAGTGATGCAGGCCATGGTGGATGGGGGCGAGACGATTACCCGGGTGGTGGTTGGGTATGGTCCTGAAGTAAGGGTGCAAGTCTATTTGGGTGGTTGGTTAATCGAAGAGGAATACCTAAGGTAACTAGCGTTGGTATACCTGTGTGATGGGGAGGCACACGATGCAAAAAGGCATTGTGATAAGGGCTATTGGTGGCTACTACTTTGTGCAAACGGAGCAAGGGCAAGTGTATCAGTGTTTGCTTCGGGGGAAGCTCAAACGGCAACACCAACGGATCCTGGTGGGTGATTGGGTGCATGCGCGGCCTACTTCCTCGTCCGAAGGGGTGATTGAGGAGGTTTTACCGCGGCGGCTGGAACTGTCTCGTCCACCGGTGGCCAATCTTGATATTTTGGTTGTTGTCAATTCTGTGGTCCATCCAAGTGTGAATTTAGTTCTTCTAGATCGGATCCTACTAGCTGCACGGCAACAAGGGCTGAGGTGTATTCTCTGCTGGAATAAGGTAGATCTAGAACAGGAAGATCCACAGTTATCGGGGTATATTCAGGCTTACTTGCAGCAAGGGTATGATTGTGTTAGAACCAGTGCGCTTACCGGAGAAGGAATAGACAGATTGATTGAGCTTCTATCGGGATCTATGGCTGTTTTGACTGGTGATTCGGGAGTTGGAAAATCTGCCTTGCTCAATCGAGTACTAGGCCAAACGGTTCAGGAAGAAGGTGACATTAGCCAACGGCTGAAGCGGGGTCGTCATACCACTAGGGAGGTTGTATTGTATCCCTTGGGTAATGGCGGGTTTATTGCCGATACACCGGGCTTTACTAGGATGCCGTTGGTTGGTGTTGAACCAGTTGTTTTAGAAGATTTCTTTTTCCGAGAGTATTTTTCCGGTTGTTACTACTCCGATTGCCGTCATCGAAATGAACCTGAATGCGCGGTAAAGGAAGCAGTTGCCAAAGGGGATATTCCGTCTTGGCGTTACGATAATTATCTGTTCCTTTTGGATGAGCTTGTTGACAGCCAAGAAGGGCAGTGGAAATGAGGTAGAAACCTTGGTGAAAATAGCGCCTTCAATCTTGGCGGCTGATTTCGCCCATTTGGCGGAGGATGTTGCCAAGATTAGCAATGCAGATATGCTCCATGTGGATATTATGGACGGTTCCTTTGTTCCTAATTTGACGATTGGCCCACCGGTGGTATCTGCCTTACGAAAGACTACGGACTTGGCCTTTGACTGTCATCTGATGGTCAGTAACTGTGATGTATTGTTAGAGCCCCTCGCTGCAGCGGGAGCTGACTATGTTACTGTCCATGCCGAGGCCTGTGTCCATTTGCACCGTACGTTGATGTATATTAAGAAACTAGGGATGGGTTGTGGTGTTGCTCTTAACCCCTCAACACCGTTAACGAGTATCGAGTGGGTGTTGGATTTACTTGATCTGGTCCTGATTATGACTGTCAACCCCGGTTTTGGCGGACAGAGCTTTATAACCCGTTCAGTGGAGAAGATTGCACGGCTCCAGGAGGAAATAAAGGTTCGAGGTCTGAAAACCCTGATTGCGGTGGATGGGGGAATCAACTTAGAGACGGCACCGGT
It includes:
- the pknB gene encoding Stk1 family PASTA domain-containing Ser/Thr kinase — protein: MLGRVLADRYEIVQEVGSGGMAVVYLGQDRLLCRPVAIKILRDVHAKDEDFVRRFRLEAQAAASLSHPNVVNMYDVGEENGIYYIVMEYLNGTDLKTLIRQYGQFSVGQGLWVAAEIAKALEHAHSHKIVHRDIKPHNIILTNDGRIKVTDFGIARAVSSSTLTQTGFVLGSVHYSSPEQVSGGQISGASDLYSLGVVMYEMFTGRLPFGGETPVSIALKHLRDQPPSLRELRGDLPDGVALIVETAMAKEPKDRYPSAARLLQAIQKTGMMSLGFASEEAPEQTALMETTKVLASVNGEELEPTEMVPVQQKKKRSTGARFLTVVAVLLAIGGLSWVGLLQARKMIFPPDLPVPEVSGRSLEEASEILSEMGFKPSVDGRVFSHDVPEGWVVSQNPVEGRIVKKWRTVELIVSKGPQMVEVPNIVGYSLRDAALMLDEQGLKLGVPEEEINEQAAIDEVLFQEPSSGSVPVGSSINVVIAVRQKSTVLLVPDIRGSYLDQAQKDLAEYGLSIGKSFPDFSDEIPQGMIIDQNPRPQASVQKGTAIDVVYSNGPRNRQEPREDETGVGTPPVPPVGELEPGEDTDAQTPPEAPNDGQKRATISIRVPDGPPQEVLILVVDDIRVGIKQVMQAMVDGGETITRVVVGYGPEVRVQVYLGGWLIEEEYLR
- the rpe gene encoding ribulose-phosphate 3-epimerase, encoding MVKIAPSILAADFAHLAEDVAKISNADMLHVDIMDGSFVPNLTIGPPVVSALRKTTDLAFDCHLMVSNCDVLLEPLAAAGADYVTVHAEACVHLHRTLMYIKKLGMGCGVALNPSTPLTSIEWVLDLLDLVLIMTVNPGFGGQSFITRSVEKIARLQEEIKVRGLKTLIAVDGGINLETAPVVHRAGADVLIAGSYVFSSPDPALAVEQLRAVTDKVGK
- the rsgA gene encoding ribosome small subunit-dependent GTPase A, whose protein sequence is MQKGIVIRAIGGYYFVQTEQGQVYQCLLRGKLKRQHQRILVGDWVHARPTSSSEGVIEEVLPRRLELSRPPVANLDILVVVNSVVHPSVNLVLLDRILLAARQQGLRCILCWNKVDLEQEDPQLSGYIQAYLQQGYDCVRTSALTGEGIDRLIELLSGSMAVLTGDSGVGKSALLNRVLGQTVQEEGDISQRLKRGRHTTREVVLYPLGNGGFIADTPGFTRMPLVGVEPVVLEDFFFREYFSGCYYSDCRHRNEPECAVKEAVAKGDIPSWRYDNYLFLLDELVDSQEGQWK